A stretch of Methanomassiliicoccales archaeon DNA encodes these proteins:
- a CDS encoding phosphoglucosamine mutase, whose product FDLGLVISASHNPPEDNGLKFYNPEGLKLAVAEEERVEACLSLNHTGQSFGNIRTFSEAQERYLELLRKWVKSPRFSGLKIVLDCAFGATAVVAPEIFQESCAEIHLLGAEPDGAKINASGAASPTLLSQTVRELSADLGIGFDGDGDRAVFVDETGAIVEGDQLMAALAPHLLGWGEIRKKAVVFTVLANLGAEAYLQERGFEVLRVPVGDRFVAWTMREHAIDLGGEPSGHIVFRRYSTTGDGILTGLLVLSYLARLGKTLRELVSPVPMYP is encoded by the coding sequence TTCGACCTCGGCCTTGTCATCTCTGCCTCCCATAATCCGCCCGAGGATAATGGCCTTAAATTCTACAATCCCGAGGGATTAAAACTCGCCGTTGCGGAAGAGGAAAGGGTCGAGGCTTGTCTGAGCTTAAACCACACCGGCCAAAGTTTCGGGAATATCCGCACCTTTTCCGAGGCGCAGGAAAGATATTTGGAGCTTTTACGAAAATGGGTTAAGAGTCCAAGGTTTTCCGGACTAAAAATCGTTTTGGATTGCGCCTTCGGAGCCACGGCAGTAGTGGCCCCGGAGATATTTCAGGAAAGTTGCGCGGAGATCCACCTTCTGGGTGCTGAGCCCGATGGAGCAAAGATCAACGCAAGCGGGGCGGCTTCCCCAACCCTTCTTTCCCAAACGGTGCGCGAACTATCCGCTGATCTTGGAATCGGCTTCGACGGTGATGGCGACCGCGCCGTTTTCGTGGATGAGACGGGCGCAATCGTGGAGGGCGATCAACTCATGGCCGCCCTTGCTCCTCATCTTTTGGGATGGGGCGAGATCCGCAAGAAAGCTGTGGTGTTCACAGTCCTTGCCAATCTCGGGGCGGAAGCATACCTTCAGGAGCGAGGCTTCGAAGTTCTTCGCGTTCCGGTGGGCGATAGATTCGTGGCCTGGACCATGCGGGAGCACGCGATCGATCTCGGCGGCGAGCCCTCCGGCCACATCGTCTTCCGCCGCTATTCCACCACCGGCGACGGAATCCTCACCGGGCTTTTGGTCCTTTCTTATCTCGCTCGCCTGGGAAAGACTTTACGAGAACTGGTTTCTCCAGTTCCCATGTACCCTC